Proteins encoded in a region of the Phacochoerus africanus isolate WHEZ1 chromosome 8, ROS_Pafr_v1, whole genome shotgun sequence genome:
- the LOC125132439 gene encoding vomeronasal type-1 receptor 4-like, whose amino-acid sequence MGFGSLANVLLFFHSISPLLFGHKQRPTDKILTHIVTANLLVLLSSGMPHTMAAFVWRKPLSSLGCKCVYYLQRVARSTTLCSTCVLSTCQFFTLIPRKVEWMMLRRRGSKFIGPSCCTCWVFGLLLNIYVPVKLTGPQDVGNDTSIEGKWFCSSSSSFAGIVILWSFPDVVFLGVMVWSSGSMLLLLHRHHQRVQYIHTPTGHQQCPPETRAAHTILMLVVTFIIFYVLDSTFTFYITAFLDSRLWLMQSCNVLTSCFPSVCPFLLLLRNSRSPRICS is encoded by the coding sequence ATGGGGTTTGGGTCTCTGGCCAATGTCCTTCTCTTCTTCCACAGCATATCTCCACTTTTGTTTGGACACAAACAGAGACCCACAGACAAGATTCTCACCCACATTGTCACGGCCAATCTCCTCGTTCTTCTTTCCTCTGGGATGCCCCACACAATGGCAGCTTTTGTTTGGAGGAAACCCCTGTCCAGTCTTGGGTGTAAGTGTGTCTATTACCTACAGAGAGTGGCTCGCAGCACCACCCTGTGCTCCACCTGTGTCCTGAGCACCTGTCAGTTCTTCACTCTCATCCCCAGGAAAGTAGAGTGGATGATGCTCAGAAGAAGAGGCTCCAAGTTCATTGGTCCTTCCTGTTGCACCTGCTGGGTATTCGGGCTCTTATTGAATATCTATGTTCCTGTGAAGCTAACTGGACCGCAGGATGTAGGAAATGATACGAGCATCGAGGGGAAATGGTTCTGTTCATCCTCAAGTTCCTTTGCAGGCATTGTCATCCTATGGTCATTTCCTGATGTCGTGTTTCTTGGCGTCATGGTCTGGTCCAGTGGCTCCATGCTGCTTCTCCTGCACAGACACCACCAGAGGGTGCAGTATATTCATACTCCCACTGGCCACCAGCAATGCCCCCCAGAGACCAGAGCTGCCCACACCATCCTGATGCTGGTGGTCACCTTTATCATCTTCTACGTGCTGGATTCCACTTTCACGTTTTATATCACTGCCTTTTTAGATTCTCGTCTATGGTTAATGCAGAGCTGTAATGTGTTGACTTCATGTTTTCCCAGTGTTTGCCCCTTCCTGCTGCTCCTTAGGAATTCTAGAAGTCCTAGGATTTGCTCTTGA